A DNA window from Arachis duranensis cultivar V14167 chromosome 3, aradu.V14167.gnm2.J7QH, whole genome shotgun sequence contains the following coding sequences:
- the LOC107481750 gene encoding BRASSINOSTEROID INSENSITIVE 1-associated receptor kinase 1, producing the protein MERVVSCLMGLGPFLLYAALVFDVMLEVSGNQEGDALNAFKTQRDLKDPNNALQTWDPTLVNPCTWFHVTCNQDYSVTSIDLGNAQISGHLVPELGKLQNLQRLELFNNDLTGPIPNELGNLINLEKLDLYSNNLTGVIPDTLGNLKNLHDLRLNNNSLSGKIPISLTNILTLQVLDLSYNQLTGNIPVNGSFSSFTPVSFEHNHLNETKNPSPRYVLPQNTKSGKSAIGAIAGGVAAGAALSIAAPVIVVAYWLRRKPQDEYFDVPAEENPEVHLGPLKKFSLRELQIATDHFNAKNVLGKGAFGKVYEGRLADGKPVAVKRLKEERSYSEDCQFQMEVEMIGLAKHRNLLQLLGFCMTPTERMLVYPLMVNGSLASCLRGRAPSKPPLGWAQRESIALGSAKGLAYLHEQCNPKIIHRDVKADNILLDEHFEAVVGDFGLAKLMEFKDTHVTTAVKGTIGHIAPEYLGTGKSSEKTDVYGYGVMLLELITGQRSFDMARIARDEEILLLAWVKGHLNDKKLDKLVDSDLQGDYNLEKVEQLIQVAILCTQDSPMDRPNMSEVVRMLEGDGLAERWEEWKKRDKIRQEFDRTHRYVANLRNRDESTSNANMEPEQLSGPR; encoded by the exons ATGGAGCGAGTGGTTTCATGTTTAATGGGATTGGGACCGTTTCTTCTTTATGCAGCTTTGGTATTTGATGTTATGCTTGAGGTTTCTGGCAATCAAGAAG GTGATGCCCTGAATGCATTCAAGACTCAGAGAGACTTGAAAGATCCTAATAATGCTCTTCAAACCTGGGATCCCACTCTTGTAAATCCTTGCACATGGTTTCATGTCACTTGCAACCAAGATTATAGTGTGACCAGCAT TGATCTTGGAAATGCACAGATTTCGGGTCATCTTGTTCCAGAACTTGGTAAACTTCAGAATTTGCAAAGGCT GGAACTTTTCAATAATGATTTAACTGGGCCTATCCCAAATGAGCTTggaaatttgataaatttggaGAAGTTGGATCTTTACTCAAACAACTTAACTGGTGTCATACCAGACACATTGGGCAACCTTAAAAATTTACATGACCT GCGTCTCAACAACAACAGTTTGTCAGGAAAAATTCCCATATCTTTGACCAATATTTTGACTCTGCAAGTCCT TGATTTATCATACAACCAGTTAACAGGAAATATTCCAGTCAATGGTTCATTTTCATCATTTACCCCCGTCAG TTTCGAACATAACCACTTGAATGAAACAAAAAATCCATCTCCACGCTATGTTCTGCCACAAAATACCAAGTCAG GTAAGAGTGCCATCGGAGCTATTGCTGGAGGAGTTGCTGCTGGAGCTGCTTTATCAATTGCAGCCCCTGTGATTGTAGTTGCTTACTGGCTACGAAGGAAACCACAGGATGAGTACTTTGATGTTCCTG CTGAGGAGAATCCTGAAGTTCACCTTGGTCCGCTTAAGAAGTTTTCTCTTCGTGAGCTGCAAATTGCTACAGATCACTTCAATGCCAAAAATGTGTTGGGAAAGGGTGCGTTTGGTAAGGTTTATGAAGGACGCTTAGCCGATGGCAAGCCAGTAGCAGTGAAAAGACTTAAAGAGGAACGCTCCTACAGTGAGGACTGTCAGTTTCAAATGGAAGTGGAAATGATTGGCCTGGCTAAGCATCGCAATTTGCTTCAGCTGCTTGGTTTTTGTATGACTCCTACTGAACGCATGCTTGTGTATCCTTTGATGGTTAATGGAAGTCTAGCATCTTGCTTAAGAG GGCGTGCGCCATCAAAACCGCCGCTTGGTTGGGCACAACGGGAGTCTATTGCGCTGGGATCTGCCAAGGGGCTTGCTTATTTGCATGAGCAGTGTAACCCGAAGATTATTCATCGTGATGTTAAAGCTGATAATATATTGCTAGACGAACACTTTGAAGCAGTTGTTGGAGATTTTGGTTTAGCAAAGCTTATGGAGTTTAAAGATACTCATGTTACCACAGCTGTAAAAGGGACAATTGGACATATAGCACCCGAATACCTCGGAACTGGAAAGTCTTCGGAGAAGACTGATGTTTATGGATATGGTGTGATGCTTCTTGAACTAATAACTGGACAGAGGTCTTTCGACATGGCAAGGATTGCCAGAGATGAAGAAATCTTATTGCTTGCTTGG GTAAAAGGGCATCTGAATGACAAGAAGTTGGACAAACTGGTGGATAGTGATTTACAGGGAGACTATAACTTAGAAAAGGTGGAGCAATTAATCCAAGTGGCCATATTATGCACACAAGACTCTCCTATGGATAGGCCTAACATGTCTGAGGTAGTGAGAATGCTGGAAGGTGATGGTTTGGCTGAAAGATGGGAGGAATGGAAGAAAAGGGACAAGATCCGGCAAGAATTCGACCGCACCCACCGTTATGTTGCCAATTTGAGGAACCGTGACGAGTCAACCTCAAATGCCAACATGGAACCAGAACAACTCTCAGGTCCTAGATGA